A genomic segment from Glycine max cultivar Williams 82 chromosome 1, Glycine_max_v4.0, whole genome shotgun sequence encodes:
- the LOC100817249 gene encoding calcium-dependent protein kinase 28 codes for MGLCFSSTKVSGSSSNNNNNNNASSNRNRKCSAAPAAAAPPEPVTPQKKQPSQAQRRRVPEESRKNPRAKDKAGARRQGTRVPCGKRTDFGYEKDFENRFSLGKLLGHGQFGYTYVGIDKKNGDRVAVKRLEKSKMVLPIAVEDVKREVKILKELTGHENVVQFFNAFEDDSYVYIVMELCEGGELLDRILAKKDSRYTEKDAAVVVRQMLKVAAECHLHGLVHRDMKPENFLFKSTKEDSPLKATDFGLSDFIKPGKRFQDIVGSAYYVAPEVLKRKSGPESDVWSIGVITYILLCGRRPFWDKTEDGIFKEVLRNKPDFRRKPWPTISNAAKDFMKKLLVKDPRARYTAAQALSHPWVREGGEALEIPIDISVLNNMRQFVKYSRLKQFALRALASTLNEGELSDLKDQFDAIDVDKNGSISLEEMRQALAKDQPWKLKESRVLEILQAIDSNTDGLVDFTEFVAATLHVHQLEEHDSDKWQQRSQAAFEKFDLDKDGYITPDELRMHTGLRGSIDPLLEEADIDKDGKISLPEFRRLLRTASMGSRTVMSPSHRHHRKI; via the exons ATGGGCCTCTGTTTCTCCTCCACCAAGGTCAGCGGctccagcagcaacaacaacaacaacaacaacgcctcaTCCAACCGTAACCGCAAATGTTCGGCCGCGCCGGCGGCTGCAGCGCCGCCGGAGCCGGTGACGCCGCAGAAGAAACAACCGTCGCAGGCTCAACGGCGGCGAGTGCCAGAGGAGTCGCGGAAGAACCCACGCGCCAAAGACAAAGCGGGTGCGCGTCGGCAAGGGACACGTGTTCCGTGCGGAAAGCGAACGGATTTCGGGTACGAGAAAGACTTCGAGAATAGATTCTCGCTCGGGAAATTGTTGGGACATGGACAATTCGGTTACACCTACGTtggaattgacaaaaaaaatgggGACCGTGTCGCGGTTAAGAGACTAGAGAAGAGCAAG ATGGTTCTCCCCATTGCGGTTGAGGATGTTAAGCGAGAAGTCAAGATATTGAAAGAACTTACAGGCCATGAAAATGTGGTTCAGTTCTTTAATGCTTTTGAGGATGATTCATATGTGTACATAGTTATGGA GTTATGTGAGGGTGGAGAACTGCTAGATCGGATATTGGCCAA GAAGGACAGTCGTTATACTGAAAAAGATGCAGCTGTGGTTGTAAGGCAGATGCTAAAGGTTGCGGCTGAGTGTCATTTACATGGGTTGGTACACCGGGACATGAAACCAGAG aattttcttttcaagtCAACCAAAGAAGATTCACCTTTAAAGGCTACCGATTTTGGTTTGTCTGATTTCATAAAACCTG GAAAGAGGTTTCAAGATATTGTTGGCAGTGCTTACTATGTTGCACCAGAAGTGTTAAAACGTAAGTCAGGTCCCGAGTCGGATGTATGGAGTATTGGTGTGATTACATACATATTGCTTTGTGGGAGACGCCCATTTTGGGATAAGACAGAGGATGGTATCTTCAAGGAg GTCTTACGGAACAAGCCGGATTTCCGGCGGAAACCATGGCCTACTATAAGCAATGCTGCAAAAGATTTTATGAAGAAATTGTTGGTAAAAGATCCTCGTGCGAGATATACTGCTGCTCAGGCTCTTT CACATCCATGGGTTAGAGAAGGAGGAGAGGCATTAGAGATTCCTATTGATATATCTGTCCTGAACAACATGCGACAGTTTGTGAAATATAGTCGGTTGAAACAATTTGCACTAAGG GCATTGGCTAGCACACTTAATGAAGGAGAGTTGTCTGATCTAAAAGATCAGTTTGATGCAATAGATGTGGACAAAAATGGTTCTATTAGTCTTGAGGAGATGAGACAG GCTCTTGCTAAAGATCAACCTTGGAAGTTGAAAGAATCACGTGTGCTAGAGATATTGCAAGCG ATAGACAGCAACACAGATGGGCTAGTGGATTTCACCGAGTTTGTGGCAGCTACTTTACATGTACATCAATTGGAGGAACATGATTCTGACAAGTGGCAGCAACGGTCACAGGCTGCTTTTGAGAAATTTGACTTGGATAAGGATGGCTATATTACTCCAGATGAACTTAGAATG CATACGGGTTTGAGAGGCTCCATTGATCCATTGCTTGAGGAAGCCGATATTGATAAAGATGGGAAAATCAGCTTACCAGAATTTCGTAGACTTCTAAGAACTGCAAGCATGGGTTCTCGAACAGTAATGAGCCCAAGTCACCGTCATCATCGAAAGATTTAG